The Deinococcus roseus genome has a window encoding:
- a CDS encoding carbohydrate ABC transporter permease — MSQSPYRNNFQKPTLSDRIIDMVILTVMVLVVIVTLYPFLNVLAVSLNSSSDTVKGGVTIFPREFTLDNYRTIFNFGSIPRAFLTSILRTVIGTVTSLLACSMVAYVLSRKDFMFRNFLSRYLAITMYISGGLIPFFILIRDLHLMNTFTVYILPGLVNVFFIFMIRSFIDGLPYELQESAKLDGANDFTIFWRVILPLCKPVLATAALFIAVGQWNSWFDTYLFNGSNPDLTTLQFELMKILQSTQTGQDAVNGNDMAKQMQQVSPESIKMAITMVTTIPILLVYPFLQRYFVAGMTLGAVKG; from the coding sequence ATGAGCCAGTCTCCTTACCGCAACAATTTCCAGAAGCCCACCCTGTCTGACCGCATCATTGACATGGTCATCCTGACGGTGATGGTGCTGGTGGTGATCGTGACCCTGTACCCGTTCCTGAACGTGCTGGCCGTGAGCCTGAACAGTTCCTCGGACACTGTGAAGGGCGGCGTGACCATCTTCCCCCGAGAGTTCACCCTGGACAACTACAGAACCATCTTCAACTTCGGGTCCATCCCCCGGGCTTTCCTGACTTCCATCCTGAGGACCGTGATTGGCACCGTGACCAGTTTGCTGGCCTGCTCGATGGTGGCTTACGTGCTCTCCAGGAAAGATTTCATGTTCAGGAACTTCCTGAGCCGCTACCTGGCGATCACCATGTACATCTCTGGCGGCCTGATTCCCTTCTTCATCCTGATCCGGGATCTGCACCTGATGAACACCTTCACGGTGTACATCCTGCCCGGACTGGTCAACGTGTTCTTCATCTTCATGATCCGCAGCTTCATTGACGGCCTGCCCTACGAGTTGCAGGAAAGTGCCAAGCTGGACGGAGCGAACGATTTCACCATCTTCTGGCGCGTGATTTTGCCCCTGTGCAAACCCGTGCTGGCGACGGCGGCACTGTTCATTGCAGTGGGGCAGTGGAACAGCTGGTTTGACACCTACCTGTTCAACGGATCAAACCCGGATTTGACCACCCTGCAGTTTGAACTCATGAAGATTTTGCAATCCACCCAGACCGGACAGGACGCGGTGAACGGCAACGACATGGCCAAACAGATGCAGCAGGTCAGCCCCGAGTCGATCAAGATGGCCATCACCATGGTGACCACCATTCCGATCCTGCTGGTGTACCCCTTCCTGCAACGCTACTTTGTCGCTGGCATGACCCTGGGAGCAGTCAAGGGCTGA
- a CDS encoding ABC transporter substrate-binding protein — MKRTARITLGLISLALSSAAFAQSINASAFFADPNPNWMNMQDDVGKVILQKTGVNLKAEYAIGDPDQKVNLLAASGQVPDLIAPKGAAGVLIDADAMLDLTDLINKYAPNIKKVIGKQLNRMKFSNKNQGIFFIPNNDTIGQIYFDNDAWFKLQLGALKEQKYPKVKTLKDYEKVIADYVKKHPKTSDGKPTIGLSLLADDWRFVISVTNPAFWATGGWDDGEWYIDPKTFKAVPHHFRPEEKEYFRWLNHMNDIGLLDKESFTQKYDQYLAKIASGRVVGLIDANWEIGDALNSLKAAGKFDQMYGRFPAVMKSGMKAAYNAPTGFRGGYGIGISKNAKDPVKLIKFLDFLSSDEGQVLINWGIEGKHYKVVNGKREFLPKYEELRKKDPAAFQRETGIGSYGMSLRYGDGVKDKTGNFYTTNFPDQILTNYTDAENAALKAYKVKFWGDLLPKASQFKPIPWAAAWSIPVPQDSALSEFWTKEQDITRKYIPKAILADPKDFDKIYDEMLDVMDKQLGKYSELQTQLVQDRLKLWGVLKK, encoded by the coding sequence ATGAAACGCACCGCTCGCATCACCCTTGGTCTGATCAGTTTGGCCCTCAGCAGCGCAGCATTCGCCCAGAGCATCAACGCCAGCGCCTTCTTTGCAGACCCCAACCCCAACTGGATGAACATGCAAGACGACGTGGGCAAGGTGATCCTGCAAAAAACCGGCGTCAACCTGAAAGCCGAATACGCCATCGGGGACCCCGACCAGAAAGTCAATCTGCTGGCCGCTTCCGGCCAGGTGCCCGACCTGATTGCCCCCAAAGGCGCTGCAGGTGTGCTCATCGATGCAGACGCCATGCTGGACCTGACCGACCTGATCAACAAGTACGCCCCCAACATCAAAAAAGTGATTGGCAAACAGCTGAACCGAATGAAGTTCAGCAACAAAAACCAGGGCATTTTCTTCATTCCCAACAACGACACCATCGGGCAGATCTACTTTGACAACGACGCCTGGTTCAAACTGCAACTGGGGGCGCTGAAAGAGCAGAAGTACCCCAAAGTCAAAACCCTCAAAGACTACGAGAAAGTCATTGCCGATTACGTCAAGAAGCACCCCAAAACGAGTGATGGCAAACCCACCATTGGACTCTCTCTGCTGGCAGACGACTGGCGCTTCGTGATCAGCGTGACCAACCCCGCTTTCTGGGCCACCGGCGGCTGGGACGACGGCGAATGGTACATCGACCCCAAAACCTTCAAGGCCGTGCCCCACCACTTCCGTCCTGAAGAGAAAGAATACTTCCGGTGGCTCAACCACATGAACGACATCGGGCTGCTGGACAAAGAATCCTTCACCCAGAAGTACGACCAGTACCTGGCCAAAATCGCCTCGGGCCGCGTGGTCGGTCTGATTGATGCCAACTGGGAAATCGGTGACGCCCTGAACTCCCTGAAAGCCGCAGGCAAGTTTGACCAGATGTACGGGCGTTTCCCTGCAGTGATGAAGAGTGGCATGAAAGCGGCCTACAACGCCCCCACCGGATTCCGTGGCGGATACGGCATCGGGATCAGCAAGAACGCCAAAGATCCTGTAAAACTGATCAAATTCCTGGATTTTTTATCCAGCGATGAAGGTCAGGTTCTGATCAACTGGGGCATCGAAGGCAAACATTACAAAGTGGTCAACGGCAAGCGGGAATTCCTGCCCAAATACGAAGAACTGCGCAAGAAAGACCCCGCAGCTTTCCAGCGTGAAACTGGCATTGGCAGTTACGGCATGTCGCTGCGTTACGGCGACGGCGTGAAAGACAAGACCGGCAACTTTTACACCACCAACTTCCCCGACCAGATCCTCACCAACTACACCGACGCAGAAAATGCTGCCCTGAAGGCCTACAAGGTGAAATTCTGGGGAGACCTGCTGCCCAAAGCTTCTCAGTTCAAACCCATCCCCTGGGCTGCTGCATGGTCCATCCCTGTGCCCCAGGACAGCGCCCTCAGCGAATTCTGGACCAAAGAGCAGGACATCACCCGCAAATATATCCCCAAAGCGATCCTGGCCGACCCCAAAGACTTTGACAAGATCTACGATGAGATGCTGGACGTGATGGACAAGCAACTCGGCAAGTACAGCGAACTGCAGACCCAGCTGGTGCAGGACCGCCTGAAACTCTGGGGCGTGCTGAAGAAGTAA
- a CDS encoding glycoside hydrolase family 95 protein — protein MPPRLHYTQPATTWNEALPLGNGHLGGMVHGGRSEETIDLNESTLWSGFPREDVQYEARRSLKKVRGLLAEGQFATAQELIERNMLGKTPEAYQPLGTLKITRKSEASTEPYQRTLDLDSAVFTVQQGGGHREAFISHKDRVLAYHWTVEEGAPSDFWIALDTPHPHTLQAEKSGLLLKGQLPSRVVDNWMQDHPEPVLYEEGLGLQFCCLLEVQTDGESILSTPGGLLVKSARSITVLLTAVSNFQGWNTMPVWDDPEPEARCRSILQDALQHSWASLKERHIADHQELFGRVKLDLHVQESRDPLPTDLRLQDYKNGAEDPELEALYFQYGRYLLIACSRAGGQAANLQGLWNPHVMPPWFSDYTLNINTQMNYWMAEACNLSECHTPLFDLLEDLSQSGQRTAHIHYGTRGWTVHHNTDLWRMTTPTSGNASWAFWPMGGAWLSRHLWEHYLYTLDRDFLQQKALPVIAGASRFLLDWLTEQPDGTLGTCPSSSPENLFLDAQGNRCAVSSTTTMDLGILKDVLGFTLQACEILGLEQELQQDIRETLPRLPEFRTGSRGQVLEWEQEFEEAEPGHRHLSHLYGLFPADLFDAPLKEASKITLSERMQHGSGHTGWSAAWAANLFARLQDGHQAYAMLHKLLKNSTLPNLLDDHPPFQIDGNFGGTSAIAEMLLQSHGEVLHLLPALPENWPSGSVQGLKARGGITVNLRWEKGQLVAAELEASRPITLPVRYGHTLKDLTWTAGQKIQLDFAVLQVNA, from the coding sequence ATGCCACCCCGTTTGCATTACACACAACCCGCCACCACCTGGAATGAAGCCCTCCCTCTGGGCAACGGGCACCTGGGAGGGATGGTTCATGGAGGGCGGTCAGAAGAGACCATCGACCTGAACGAAAGCACCCTCTGGTCGGGGTTTCCCCGGGAAGACGTTCAATACGAAGCCCGGCGTTCCCTGAAAAAGGTGCGGGGTTTGCTGGCCGAAGGTCAGTTCGCAACCGCCCAGGAGCTGATCGAAAGGAACATGCTGGGGAAAACCCCGGAAGCCTACCAGCCGCTGGGCACCCTGAAGATCACCCGAAAATCAGAGGCCTCAACAGAGCCTTACCAGAGAACCCTGGATCTGGATTCGGCGGTGTTCACGGTGCAGCAAGGTGGAGGGCACCGGGAGGCTTTCATCAGCCACAAAGACCGGGTGCTGGCGTACCACTGGACGGTTGAGGAGGGGGCACCGTCTGATTTTTGGATTGCCCTGGACACGCCCCATCCTCACACCTTGCAGGCAGAAAAATCAGGGCTGCTGTTAAAAGGCCAGCTTCCCAGCCGTGTGGTGGACAACTGGATGCAGGACCACCCCGAACCCGTGCTGTACGAGGAAGGACTGGGTTTACAGTTCTGCTGTCTGCTGGAGGTGCAAACCGATGGGGAGAGCATCCTGTCCACCCCGGGAGGCTTGCTGGTCAAAAGCGCCAGAAGCATCACTGTTTTGCTGACCGCCGTTTCAAACTTTCAGGGCTGGAATACGATGCCCGTATGGGATGACCCAGAACCAGAAGCCCGTTGCAGAAGCATTTTGCAGGACGCACTGCAGCATTCCTGGGCAAGCCTGAAAGAGCGCCACATTGCAGACCATCAGGAGCTGTTTGGGCGGGTAAAGCTGGATTTGCATGTGCAAGAATCCAGAGACCCCCTTCCCACAGATCTGCGGTTGCAGGACTACAAAAACGGCGCAGAAGACCCTGAGCTGGAAGCCCTGTATTTTCAGTACGGGCGTTACCTGCTGATCGCCTGTTCCCGTGCAGGAGGGCAGGCGGCCAATTTGCAGGGCCTGTGGAATCCGCATGTGATGCCGCCCTGGTTTTCGGATTACACCCTCAACATCAACACCCAGATGAACTACTGGATGGCGGAGGCGTGCAACCTCTCTGAGTGCCACACGCCCCTGTTTGATCTGCTGGAGGACCTGTCCCAGTCCGGGCAACGCACGGCACACATTCACTATGGGACCAGAGGCTGGACCGTCCACCACAACACCGATCTGTGGCGCATGACCACCCCCACCAGCGGCAACGCAAGCTGGGCCTTCTGGCCGATGGGTGGAGCCTGGCTGTCCCGCCACCTGTGGGAGCATTACCTGTACACACTGGACCGGGACTTCCTGCAACAGAAAGCCCTGCCTGTGATTGCAGGGGCCAGCCGTTTCCTGCTGGACTGGCTGACCGAACAGCCAGACGGCACGCTGGGCACCTGCCCTTCAAGCAGCCCGGAGAACCTCTTTCTGGACGCTCAGGGCAACAGATGCGCGGTCAGCAGCACCACAACCATGGACCTGGGCATTCTGAAAGACGTGCTGGGGTTCACCTTGCAGGCCTGCGAAATTCTGGGTCTGGAGCAAGAACTGCAGCAGGACATCCGGGAAACCCTGCCCAGATTGCCTGAATTCAGAACGGGTTCACGGGGTCAGGTGCTGGAATGGGAGCAGGAATTTGAGGAGGCCGAACCCGGCCACCGCCACCTGTCCCACCTGTATGGCCTCTTTCCTGCTGATCTGTTTGATGCGCCTTTAAAAGAAGCCAGCAAAATCACCCTCTCTGAACGCATGCAGCACGGCAGCGGACACACCGGATGGAGCGCAGCCTGGGCCGCCAACCTGTTCGCACGCTTGCAGGACGGCCATCAGGCTTACGCCATGTTGCACAAACTGCTTAAGAATTCCACCCTCCCCAACCTGCTGGACGACCACCCCCCTTTCCAGATTGATGGGAATTTCGGGGGCACTTCTGCCATTGCGGAAATGCTGCTGCAAAGCCACGGGGAAGTGCTGCACCTGCTGCCTGCCCTGCCTGAAAACTGGCCTTCTGGTTCCGTGCAGGGTTTAAAAGCCAGAGGCGGCATCACCGTGAACCTGCGTTGGGAAAAAGGTCAGCTGGTTGCCGCAGAACTGGAAGCCAGCCGCCCCATCACCCTGCCCGTGCGTTACGGACACACCCTCAAAGACCTGACCTGGACTGCAGGCCAGAAAATACAGCTGGATTTTGCTGTCCTGCAGGTCAACGCTTGA
- a CDS encoding beta-galactosidase: MIDPGLHKIPYGGDWNPEQWEREIWDEDIRLFKEAGIDLLSINIFAWTRLQPDDDTYDFALLDEMIQLLKANNMRVCLGTGTAAHPAWMATRYPDILRVDFQGRKRKYGDRHNSCPSSPTYRRFAPRLAEELAKRYQHEEAISIWHVSNEYTGICYCDTCEKAFREWLKQRYSSLDALNAAWNTTFWSQTVTDWDQIVVPNQLTVQWAERGMCQQGLVLDYLRFNSDNHLECYTLERDAIKKHIPEAIVTTNLMGAYRQYNYRQWASKMDVISWDCYPSPTQPPSHTSLIHDLMRGLKDGQSFLLMEQTPSQTNWQPYNWVKRPGQMRLGSYQAVAHGADSVLFFQMRQSVGACEKFHGAVIDHTGRNDTRVFKEVSALGAELQKLGPDLIGSTIESQVALWFDWESWWAAENSAGPSVDMHYMEQIALYYSAFNTAGIQVDLVGPGSDLSKYKVLVTPVMYLLHPEDVEAVTGFVQNGGTLVSSFLTGVADVNDRVFRGGAPGPLRDVFGLWSEEIDALPPQQKNRIVMQNNMQGQPGFAESYECNLLFDLLRLNGAEVLAAYASDFYAGHPALTRHRSGKGTAYYVATSPEEAFLKDLVRHLIQETGIKPVLANLPAGVEVTKRSKNGRDFLFLLNHNPTEVEVDLGNTALHNLLNDQKSSGKLVMKGRDVVVAEEVGVLV, from the coding sequence ATGATCGACCCTGGACTGCACAAAATCCCCTACGGCGGCGACTGGAACCCCGAACAGTGGGAACGGGAAATCTGGGATGAGGACATCCGGCTGTTCAAAGAAGCTGGAATTGACCTGCTGAGCATCAACATTTTTGCCTGGACCCGCCTGCAACCCGATGATGACACCTATGATTTTGCCTTGCTGGATGAGATGATCCAGCTGCTGAAAGCCAACAACATGCGGGTGTGTCTGGGAACAGGCACTGCTGCCCACCCGGCCTGGATGGCCACCAGATACCCGGACATCCTGCGGGTGGATTTTCAGGGCCGCAAGCGCAAATATGGGGACCGCCACAACTCCTGCCCATCCAGCCCCACCTACCGCCGTTTTGCCCCCAGGCTGGCAGAAGAACTGGCAAAACGCTACCAGCATGAGGAAGCCATTTCCATCTGGCACGTTTCCAACGAGTACACCGGCATCTGTTACTGCGACACCTGCGAAAAGGCCTTCCGGGAATGGCTGAAGCAGCGTTACAGTTCTCTGGACGCCCTCAATGCAGCCTGGAACACCACCTTCTGGAGCCAGACCGTCACCGACTGGGACCAGATCGTGGTGCCCAACCAGCTCACGGTACAGTGGGCAGAGCGGGGCATGTGCCAGCAGGGACTGGTGCTGGATTACCTGCGCTTCAATTCGGACAACCACCTGGAGTGCTACACTCTGGAAAGGGATGCCATCAAAAAGCACATCCCAGAAGCCATTGTCACCACCAACCTGATGGGGGCCTACCGGCAGTACAATTACCGCCAGTGGGCCAGCAAAATGGACGTGATCAGCTGGGATTGTTACCCCTCCCCCACCCAGCCGCCCTCCCACACTTCATTGATCCATGACCTGATGCGCGGCCTCAAAGATGGGCAATCTTTCCTGCTGATGGAGCAAACCCCCAGCCAGACCAACTGGCAGCCCTACAACTGGGTGAAACGCCCCGGACAGATGCGTCTGGGCAGTTATCAGGCGGTGGCGCACGGAGCAGATTCGGTGCTGTTCTTCCAGATGCGCCAGAGTGTGGGGGCCTGCGAGAAATTCCACGGTGCCGTGATCGACCACACCGGACGCAACGACACCCGCGTGTTTAAAGAAGTGTCTGCACTCGGGGCAGAACTACAGAAACTGGGGCCAGACCTGATCGGGTCCACCATTGAAAGCCAGGTGGCCCTGTGGTTCGACTGGGAAAGCTGGTGGGCTGCAGAGAACTCCGCTGGACCCAGCGTGGACATGCATTACATGGAGCAAATCGCCCTTTATTACAGCGCTTTCAACACGGCAGGCATTCAGGTGGATCTGGTGGGACCGGGGAGTGATCTTTCCAAGTACAAAGTGCTGGTCACACCCGTGATGTACCTGCTGCACCCCGAAGATGTGGAAGCCGTGACTGGCTTCGTGCAAAACGGGGGAACCCTGGTCAGCAGTTTCCTGACCGGTGTGGCAGACGTGAATGACCGGGTGTTCAGGGGCGGTGCCCCCGGCCCCCTGCGTGACGTGTTCGGGCTGTGGAGTGAGGAAATTGACGCGTTGCCTCCCCAGCAGAAAAACCGCATCGTGATGCAAAACAACATGCAAGGACAGCCGGGCTTTGCCGAAAGTTACGAATGCAACCTGCTCTTTGACCTGCTGCGCCTGAACGGAGCGGAAGTGCTCGCCGCCTACGCATCCGATTTCTATGCCGGTCATCCGGCCCTCACCCGCCACCGTTCTGGCAAAGGAACGGCCTATTATGTGGCGACCAGTCCAGAAGAGGCCTTCCTGAAAGATCTGGTCCGTCACCTGATCCAGGAAACAGGCATCAAACCCGTGCTGGCCAACCTCCCTGCAGGTGTGGAGGTCACAAAACGCAGCAAAAATGGCAGGGACTTCCTGTTCCTGCTCAACCACAACCCCACAGAAGTGGAAGTGGACCTGGGAAACACGGCCCTGCACAACCTCCTGAACGACCAGAAATCCTCTGGAAAACTGGTCATGAAGGGTCGGGATGTGGTGGTGGCAGAAGAGGTGGGGGTGCTGGTTTAA
- a CDS encoding ABC transporter permease, with the protein MQMERTIPAETRTKRGLFRTLLDQKYLLFMSVPFAIVVFIFSYIPIWGWTMAFQKYRPSRSFFEQEWVGLANFVKMFEDPNFYLALKNTLGMSVLGLLIGFTMPIIFALMLNELRNGMFKRFVQTVSYLPHFVSWVVVSGIVYKMLSTDDGPVNQLIALFGHEKVQFMAKSEYFWFIVVLSDLWKELGWNTIIYLSAITAIDGSLYEAAKVDGANRWQLMRHVTLPGISQVIIILLVLSIGHLIAIGFEKQLLLGNPLVSDASQVLDLYALKYGIGQNNFSFGTAIGVINSVVGLALLFTANGFFKKRTGESVI; encoded by the coding sequence ATGCAGATGGAACGCACCATCCCCGCTGAAACCAGAACCAAACGAGGGCTGTTCAGAACGCTCCTCGACCAGAAGTACCTGCTGTTCATGAGCGTCCCCTTCGCCATCGTGGTCTTCATCTTCAGTTACATCCCCATCTGGGGCTGGACCATGGCTTTCCAGAAGTACCGTCCCTCCAGAAGTTTCTTCGAGCAGGAATGGGTCGGCCTCGCCAACTTCGTGAAGATGTTCGAGGACCCCAACTTCTACCTCGCTTTAAAGAACACCCTCGGAATGAGTGTCCTGGGCCTCCTGATCGGCTTCACCATGCCCATCATCTTTGCCCTGATGCTCAATGAGCTCAGAAACGGCATGTTCAAACGCTTCGTGCAGACCGTTTCCTACCTCCCGCACTTTGTGAGCTGGGTGGTGGTTTCCGGCATCGTCTACAAAATGCTCTCTACCGATGACGGACCTGTGAACCAGCTCATCGCCCTGTTCGGGCACGAAAAAGTCCAGTTCATGGCCAAAAGCGAATACTTCTGGTTCATTGTGGTGCTCTCTGACCTCTGGAAAGAACTCGGCTGGAACACCATCATTTATCTTTCTGCCATCACTGCCATTGACGGAAGCCTGTATGAGGCCGCCAAGGTGGATGGGGCCAACCGCTGGCAACTCATGCGCCATGTGACCCTGCCCGGCATCAGCCAGGTGATCATCATCCTGCTGGTGTTAAGCATCGGGCACCTGATCGCCATTGGTTTTGAGAAACAGCTCTTGCTGGGCAACCCCCTGGTCAGCGACGCTTCCCAGGTGCTGGATCTGTACGCCCTCAAATACGGCATCGGTCAGAACAACTTCTCCTTCGGAACCGCCATCGGGGTCATCAACAGCGTGGTCGGTCTGGCCCTGCTGTTCACCGCCAACGGCTTCTTCAAGAAACGCACCGGAGAGAGTGTCATATGA
- the yicI gene encoding alpha-xylosidase, protein MKFTDGNWLLQPGIKAHYPAEVFEADKKPAELELYAPTRHIRHRGDTLEGPVLTIRLSSPLEDVIRVRISHFEGVKNPGPSFPLFEEDIVPDIQLDARTASLSAGRLTARINREHYGLEFVADGKVITRSPSRGTGYIRSETDGAFVHEQLTLGVGELVYGLGERFTSFVKNGQTVSIWNRDGGTGSDQAYKNVPFYLTNHGYGVFVNQPEEVSFEVATEKVSRVQFSVSGESLDYFVIYGPTPREILEKYTRLTGKPALPPAWSFGLWLTTSFTTSYDEDTVNSFLDGMAERDLPLSVFHFDCFWMRAFRWCDFEWDPEVFPDPEAMLTRLHERGLKVCVWINPYIAQRSPLFAEAAQKGYLLKRKDGSVWQWDLWQPGMGIVDFTNPEAAEWFAAHLKRLTRMGVDSFKTDFGERIPTEDVAWFDGSDPQKMHNFYPYIYNKVVFEALQDELGEAALFARSATAGCQQFPVHWGGDCDSTFESMAESLRGGLSLTLSGFGYWSHDIGGFEGMPPAELYKRWIAFGLMGSHSRLHGSTSYRVPWLFDQEAVDVLRRFSHLKNRLMPHLFQEAVHTSQTGIPMMRAMLLEFPEDPATHTLDRQYMLGSSLLVAPVFNAENVAEYYVPEGIWTDLLTSRTVQGGRWIREEHDFFSMPLLVKPGSLLVTGSVETRADYDYGDAAVLTIYQLADGQSATATVPTLTGEADYTVTVTREGDAYRAEHSGNVRPYTLRLAGSEEPVKVLQAEAVPL, encoded by the coding sequence ATGAAGTTCACCGATGGAAACTGGCTGCTGCAGCCAGGCATCAAAGCCCATTACCCCGCAGAGGTGTTCGAGGCCGACAAAAAGCCTGCCGAGCTCGAACTCTACGCCCCCACCCGCCACATCCGCCACCGTGGAGACACCCTGGAAGGCCCGGTGCTGACCATCCGCCTGTCCTCTCCTTTAGAAGATGTGATCCGGGTGCGCATCAGCCACTTTGAAGGGGTCAAAAATCCCGGTCCCAGCTTTCCCCTTTTTGAGGAAGACATTGTGCCAGACATCCAATTGGATGCCAGGACCGCCAGCCTGAGTGCTGGAAGGCTGACTGCACGCATCAACCGCGAGCATTATGGTCTGGAATTTGTGGCAGATGGGAAAGTCATCACGCGCAGCCCTTCACGCGGCACCGGGTACATCAGAAGCGAAACAGATGGCGCCTTCGTGCACGAGCAACTGACCCTGGGTGTGGGCGAACTGGTTTATGGTCTGGGAGAGCGTTTCACTTCCTTTGTGAAAAACGGCCAGACCGTGAGCATCTGGAACCGGGACGGCGGCACGGGCAGCGATCAGGCCTACAAAAACGTGCCTTTCTACCTGACCAACCACGGGTACGGTGTGTTTGTGAACCAGCCCGAGGAGGTGTCCTTCGAGGTCGCCACCGAGAAGGTTTCACGGGTGCAGTTCAGTGTTTCTGGTGAGAGCCTGGACTACTTCGTGATTTATGGCCCCACCCCCAGAGAGATTCTGGAAAAATACACCCGCCTGACCGGAAAACCTGCCTTGCCCCCGGCCTGGAGTTTTGGCCTGTGGCTGACCACTTCGTTCACCACCAGCTACGACGAGGACACCGTCAACAGCTTCCTGGACGGCATGGCCGAGCGGGATCTGCCGCTTTCGGTCTTTCACTTTGACTGCTTCTGGATGCGGGCTTTCAGGTGGTGTGACTTCGAGTGGGACCCTGAGGTGTTCCCCGATCCCGAAGCCATGCTGACCCGCCTGCACGAACGTGGCCTGAAGGTCTGCGTGTGGATCAACCCCTACATCGCCCAGCGCTCTCCCCTGTTTGCAGAAGCTGCCCAGAAAGGCTACCTGCTGAAACGCAAAGACGGCAGTGTGTGGCAGTGGGACCTCTGGCAACCTGGCATGGGCATCGTGGATTTCACCAACCCGGAGGCCGCAGAGTGGTTCGCAGCCCATTTGAAACGCCTGACCCGCATGGGCGTGGACAGCTTCAAAACCGATTTCGGAGAGCGCATTCCCACCGAGGACGTGGCCTGGTTCGATGGCAGCGACCCCCAGAAGATGCACAACTTCTACCCCTACATCTACAACAAAGTGGTCTTTGAGGCCCTGCAGGATGAACTGGGAGAGGCTGCACTCTTTGCCCGTTCTGCCACCGCCGGGTGCCAGCAGTTCCCGGTGCACTGGGGCGGCGACTGTGACTCCACCTTTGAGAGCATGGCCGAAAGCCTGCGGGGAGGCCTCTCCCTGACCCTTTCCGGGTTCGGGTACTGGAGCCACGACATCGGCGGCTTTGAAGGGATGCCCCCTGCAGAACTGTACAAACGCTGGATTGCCTTTGGCCTGATGGGGTCGCACAGCAGGCTGCACGGGTCCACGAGTTACCGGGTGCCCTGGCTGTTCGATCAGGAGGCCGTGGACGTGCTGAGGCGCTTCTCTCACCTGAAAAACCGCCTGATGCCCCACCTGTTTCAGGAGGCCGTGCACACCAGCCAGACCGGAATCCCCATGATGCGGGCCATGCTGCTGGAGTTCCCCGAGGACCCCGCCACCCACACCCTGGACCGCCAGTACATGCTGGGCTCTTCCCTGCTGGTGGCCCCGGTGTTCAATGCAGAGAATGTGGCAGAATATTACGTCCCAGAAGGCATCTGGACCGATCTTCTGACCAGCAGGACCGTGCAGGGTGGGCGCTGGATCCGCGAAGAACATGATTTCTTCAGCATGCCTTTGCTGGTGAAACCCGGCTCCCTGCTGGTCACGGGCAGCGTGGAAACCCGCGCAGATTATGACTACGGAGACGCTGCTGTGCTGACCATCTACCAGCTTGCAGACGGCCAGAGCGCCACCGCCACCGTGCCCACCCTGACCGGCGAAGCAGATTACACCGTGACCGTCACCCGTGAAGGGGATGCATACCGTGCAGAGCACTCTGGCAATGTGCGCCCTTACACCCTCAGGCTGGCAGGCAGCGAGGAGCCTGTGAAAGTGCTGCAAGCCGAGGCTGTTCCGCTTTGA